The following are from one region of the Ischnura elegans chromosome X, ioIscEleg1.1, whole genome shotgun sequence genome:
- the LOC124170765 gene encoding uncharacterized protein LOC124170765: MGTVLSFSPRDRRPPVCNGSGGNGGSGGGLIGVGTDFTLNNFSYEQLNNARNRVDQNNNNNNNNQNNNNNNNQHHIANNQQLLESSKIISEKNALENKGGGNFKKHSLFINALSWKRFSTVNNNKKKLDNNKNRGSVVAGGVGGGGGVVGSGGLVPLRPPLDSIHPLLVDKNKNIQKALSCYYPATAKVTSAGTAAPPGVLAPLDLVRANNHANSAHNLHHHAHHHHLNNNPILNNNNNNNVLVVQGSVKALLASPRLAPPSANHLHATTPPPPPPPPPPKKTVIQASTSELLKCLGMYLHRRCPGLRDFQAGDAIMWLRTVDRSLLLQGWQDVAFINPANVVFVYMLVRELLGDGEGSRDGDKDPLKAAEAEAVESEQGLQAVVLTCLYLSYAYMGNEISYPLKPFLVDEDKDRFWDRCLSIVHRLSRSMLRINAEPSFFTEIFTELKACGSSTTLSSPGTTVASRDGVVSPCVSTTSGSAVAVGPGSGTGA; this comes from the exons ATGGGGACAGTGCTGAGCTTCAGCCCTCGCGACAGGCGGCCGCCGGTCTGCAATGGCAGCGGGGGCAACGGCGGCTCCGGCGGCGGGCTCATCGGCGTCGGCACTGACTTCACGCTCAACAACTTCAGCTACGAGCAGCTGAACAACGCCAGGAACCGAGTGGACCAA aacaacaataacaacaacaacaaccaaaacaacaacaacaataacaaccaGCATCACATAGCGAACAATCAACAGCTTTTGGAGAGCTCGAAGATTATCTCGGAGAAGAACGCGTTGGAGAATAAAGGCGGAGGGAACTTCAAGAAGCACTCATTATTCATCAACGCCCTCAGCTGGAAGCGGTTTTCCACGGTGAACAACAACAAGAAGAAGCTGGACAATAATAAGAACCGCGGGAGCGTGGTGGCGGGGGGCGTGGGAGGGGGTGGCGGCGTGGTGGGTAGCGGGGGCCTGGTGCCCCTGAGGCCGCCACTCGACTCCATCCACCCGCTCCTCGTCGACAAGAACAAGAACATTCAGAAGGCATTGTCGTGCTACTACCCCGCGACGGCCAAAGTGACGTCGGCGGGCACGGCGGCGCCGCCCGGGGTACTCGCCCCCCTCGACCTCGTCCGCGCCAACAACCACGCCAACAGCGCCCACAACCTGCACCACCACGCGCATCACCACCACCTCAACAACAACCCCATcctcaacaataacaacaacaacaacgtgTTAGTCGTCCAAGGGTCCGTCAAAGCCCTGCTCGCGTCCCCCAGACTCGCACCCCCCTCCGCCAATCACCTGCATGCCACCACGCCGCCGCCCCCACCCCCACCGCCGCCCCCCAAGAAGACCGTCATCCAGGCGTCCACGTCCGAGCTGCTCAAGTGCCTCGGGATGTACCTGCACCGTCGCTGCCCCGGCCTTCGGGACTTTCAGGCCGGCGACGCCATCATGTGGCTGCGGACCGTAGACCGAAGCCTCCTGCTGCAGGGATGGCAG GATGTGGCGTTCATCAACCCTGCGAACGTGGTCTTCGTGTACATGCTGGTGCGTGAGCTGCTTGGAGACGGTGAGGGAAGCAGGGACGGAGACAAGGACCCCCTCAAAGCAGCCGAGGCCGAAGCAGTGGAGTCCGAGCAAGGGCTGCAAGCTGTGGTGCTCACTTGCCTCTACCTCTCCTATGCCTACATGGGCAATGAGATCTCATATCCTCTGAAACCATTCCTTGTGGACGAGGATAAGGACCGCTTCTGGGACAGGTGCCTCTCCATTGTCCACCGGCTGTCACGTTCCATGCTGCGGATCAACGCCGAGCCATCATTTTTCACCGAGATCTTCACTGAGCTGAAGGCCTGTGGTTCCAGCACCACACTCAGCAGCCCGGGGACCACGGTGGCGAGCCGCGACGGAGTGGTGTCTCCGTGTGTCAGCACCACCAGTGGCTCAGCCGTGGCAGTGGGGCCGGGCAGCGGGACTGGGGCTTGA